The stretch of DNA GCTTTTTTGACACGTTTGATTTCTTTGATGGTCAAACGGAATGTTTCGTTTACAGTTTGATCTTCTTCAAGTCCTAAAACATGCTTGCGGATATAAGCTTCATCTTTGTCCTCAATAGTATAAATATTGATGTCAAAAGAATCGCTAACGGTAGCACTTAACAAGTCTTCTTTTAAGCTTTCGTTTTTAACATCTCTTAAAGCCAAAAAAGTTTCTTCTTTAGTAACACCACCTTCTTTGATAGCACCGTTTTCATCCAATTCTTGCAAGCTAATCGCCAACATATCTTCGTCTTGAACCTCAGTGATGCCCTCTTGGAAACCATTGCTGTACTTTTTGCGTACATTTTCAATTTCTAAGCTAACCTCTTCATCGCTAACACTAAGGTCATAGAAAGGAAGTTGATTATCGCTAGAAACACCTTGAATATCAAAATTAGGAGCCAAGCCCAATTCAAACTTAAACGTATAATCAGCAGGTTTGTTAATGCTTAATTTAAGATTCTTGTCTTCAATTGCCAAAGGTTGCCCTAAGATTCTAAGGTCGTTCTCTTTGAAGTATTGATTTAAGTTTTCACCAATTGCCCCATTTACTTCTTCTACTAAAAGACCTGTACCAAATTTGCGTTTGATCATCCCCATTGGCACTTTTCCTGGGCGGAAACCTTTGATTTGTGCTTTTTGGCGATATTCTTTTAATTTAGTATTAACTTTAGGCAAGTAATCGTCTTGAGAAAGCTCAATCGTTACGATAGCATTTAGCTCATCAACATTCTCATGCGTTATTGTTGGCATAACTTGATTGTTAAATTTGATTTGATAAAAAGTAAAAGTGCAAGCTGAGAATCATGGTGCTGGTTCAGCGATTCGGCAACTTGCACTTTCCTTGCGTATTTTGTTGGTGCGGGTGGAGGGACTCGAACCCACACACCTTGCGGCACTAGATCCTAAGTCTAGCGTGTCTACCAATTTCACCACACCCGCTCTATTAAATGCGATGCAAATATACACACTAATAGTTGATATACGCAAATTTTTTGAGAAGAAAATTATATTTTTTTTTCAAGGTTTTTTTTAAGTTCCTTGTTTATAGCTTTTTATAATATTCTTTTTATGGTAGTTAAATTGTGTGTGTGCTCATTTTTGTGAAAAATCCCTCTTTTTTCTAAAAAATCTATGCGTACCCAAGCAGAGGCATGTAGCACCGTATTGGGGTCTAAAATTAACCCAACATGAGTAATTTTTTGATTTTTATTTGAAAAAAAAGCAAGATCTCCTTTTTTGTGCGCTCCCCACTCAATTTTTTTTCCAATGTTGACTTGTTGAGAAGCATCCCGAGGAAGCAATATATTACCCATTCTAAACGCTACTTGCATTAAACCCGAACAGTCAATTCCCGCAGCAGTACGACCACCCCACAAATAGGGACTATTAACAAATTCTTGTGCTGCACGGCAAATTCGTTCGATAGGAGGGGCTAAAGATGGTGCTAAATCATAAAAAGGACTTCCCATATAGAGATGTTGTTGGAGTTGGGCATCCCACTCAATCAAAGACGAATTGTAACGTTTAAATGGGGTATCAAAGATCTCTTGAGAAATGTAATTGGCCTGATTTCTTGCCATCCAGCCTTGATAACCATCGTGCAAACACTCTATAAAGAGCCATTCTTTTTGCTCTTCCAAGATGGTATAAGTTTCATTGTACAACAATTGACTAACCATTTCACTGTTGTGGCTGGCTTGTGCACGTATAGGGATAATCGATAGTCTAGCCTGTCCATAGCTTGTTTTTTGCATAAGAATACTGTTTAGTGTAGCGAATGAAAAGAATACAAAATTAGACGATTCAATAATCAGCCGAGTATAGCAATGACCTTGGGAAAAAGTCAAAATCATTAAAATCGTATTCAAAGATGGAATGGGAGAGAATTGGGGAAAAAAAAGAACAAAGGGGATTTCCCCCTTTGTTCTAGTATTTTTACAAACCTATTTTTTGGTTGCAGGTATTCCTTTATGCGCTTCAGGCATAATCGAAGTAATTTGGAAACCTTTAGACCATTTGGGACTATGATCGGTTACATTAACAGATAAATCTATTGTCGCATTATTTCCTGGCTGTGCTGGTGGGATGTAATCAGAAATGAGTGTCAATCTAACATTAAAAGAACCCATATCGATTCCTTTGTTGACGGTTTGCTCATCTTTGTCCATTTTGCTCTCAGAAGAACCTGTTGTAAAGGCATTTGAACTAGAGGTTTCTTTTGTATAAGCATAACCTGCATCAACATGAAGACTAGCCTCCTGCGTAGAACTTAGGACACCAATACTTTCTGTTACAGAAATAGATCCTCCTGTAATAACATTAATACTCCCTGTATGGCTGCTAGACGACCCGTGTTCATTGGTGGTACTACTGTTGTTTTCGTGGGTAACTTCTGTACCTGTTGTTGTAGAACCTTTGTCTTTTTTGAAATTGATGTTAAATTCAAAAGGAGTAACCCATTGATCTCCCGAATTAGACTCATTTTGTGGCGCAATAGGACTGTTAGAGAACTCATAATTTCTATAGCCATTCTCAATACTATCAAGAGAAACACCTACAGGAATAGCATAAGCTTTATTTCCTGAAGCCTTAATCTGAGTAGTAACATAAGCCGTTAGCTTTGTATTATCATTTAGATGAATTAAGACCCGTATTTTTTCGCCATTTGCTAACTTTGGCGGTACATAGATGTAGCGGTTTTTCGCATCAAAAGCCCTGTGAATTTCTTGCTCATCAGGAAGTTTAATGGTATTAATAACCGTTTCAAATTGCTTGTTGTCCTTCTTATACAGTTTGCTGAGCTTTTTATATTGAAGGTCCAATTCCGTTCCCTTGATAACAATTTGATTAAGGGCTTCTTTCCAAACTTTAATATAATGCTCTAAAGGAGCAATTGGTGATAAGGTGTTAAAATGACTTTCGATAACTGGCAATAAGAACGCACGATGTTCGCCAGAAAAAGAAGCTTTTAGGCTGTCGAGTACCTTTGCTTTGTAAAACCTAGTTTGGCTATTGAATTTTACGCTATCAACCGCACTAAATACAGACTTGTACCAATCGATGTGCTTTTGAAGAAAAGCGTTTTCAAGGCTGTCTTTTCCTTCAAGAGATGCTTTGCCAATCAAGGCATCAAAGTTAGGTAAGGTTTGGTTTTTTTGCCAATTTATAAACATAGGAAGCATACCAATGGTTCTCCTATAATCCTCTTGTGTAAGTGCGGTGTTCATGGCATCAGCACAATCGGTAATACTTACCGTATCCTTTGTTAAAGCATTAATAATTCCATTGGTTATTTTTTCTGTCAACTGAGGTTGAGCATTTCCCCATATTTTCTTAAACTGATTGATTGTTATAATCAAGATGTCCTTGGGAAGTGTTTTTTCAGCCAGTTTAGGTTTGATGTTTCCTACTTGCGAAATACAGGTGTTGTACCACTTGGTATAGACCGAATCGAATTTTTCGAATTTTTCTTGTATTTCTTTTATCTTTTCTTTGTTGGGACCATAGTTTGGATCATTAATCGATTTCTCTATACTATAAACTAGACTTTCTAATTTCCCAAAATCAGATAATAAATCTTTTTTATAGATCGCCTCTAGTTGTTCCTCTTCTAGATCTTCTTTAAGTTTATAGATTTTTTGATGAGTGGCATAATGATTCTTTAGAAAAGTACGACTACCACAATCATCTTGTACAATATCACTAAATATTTTAACAACGTCCTGAACAGTTTTTGCGCTGGCCACTTTCTTTAGCATAGAATCCATAATATGTTTTCCTAAAGGAGTGTACAACTGTATTTTATTTAGTTCAAAAATTAGAACATTGGTATTTACAGTATAAGTGTCTAGTTGTTTGGTACCTAAAGCATCCTTTAGTCCCATCAATTTTTTGTGAAAACTGAGTGCGGCTTTTATAAAAGCCCCTTTTTTTATTTCAGCAATGCCCGTTACACCAGTTACGCCATCAACACTTTCTGTAGAGTTATCTGCAATTAGCGTTTCAATTTGTTCTAATAGGGCTAGTTGTTTTGCGGATAAGGTAAAGTTATTAGCTGTTAATAGTTGCTCTAATTGTATCTTTTTGTCAATTAATTGAGCTAGAATATCGTTTTGTTTTGCCGATAAAGCCATTTGATTTATATTTTGGGTGGACCATAGATTGTTGCTCGTTATAAAGATAAAAAGCAGTATTCCAATATATAATCGCATCGTTTTTTATTTTATTTGATTGAATTGTTCTACTAAATTCGCTTAGTTAGAACTAGAGAATGCTTGAAAGAGCGCTTCCATTTCTACAAGAAGATCATCTGCCTCTTTTTTGGCCTTAGGATTTTCTTTTGTTGACTTTAAAGCCGTTGAAAGTGCCTTTTCCAAGCTTGTTTTGAGTGCAATAGCTTCTTGCTGGTTGCTGTCGCCATTAATTTTTTGCTCTAATTCAGATAAAATTCGTCTCAATTTGGCTTCTACGATTGAACGCCCATAGTCATCTTTCGCTTTTTCATAGTCCGAAAGCGTTTGATCAAATGAATTTTTGATGGTGCTCAAAGATGCATCTTCATTAACAAGTTGAGCCTTATCTGCTTTAATTTCTTTTTGTAGTTGTTTTTTGAAAGCAAGCATATTTTTCCCCATGGTACTGTATCGTTTTTTTAGGGAAGGATCACGCTTGGTTTTAAACTCGTCTTGCAAGGCTTTCACCCATTCGTCAACTTGGCGAAGTGCTGCTTGATAATATTCAGCATTACGAGTTCCTTTGCTTTGGCTGTAGTCTCTATTAACAAAAGATTTGAATTGGTCGTAAATCTCAGATCCAGTTCCTTTTTCGGTATAGGATACCTTTTCATCTACTTTGCTTTCATCTCCAATAAATTGGTCGGTAGATGAAGGTGCTTGTTGTGATTGCTGTTCCTCTTTTTCAGGGGCAATAATTACATTACTGACTTTGCGTTTGGACCAAAAGCCTGGTTCACTTTTTGAAATGGGGGCTTTTTTTAGAGAGTCTACAACGGGTTTAGGTTTTACTTGCATCCCATTTTTAGTTGGGATAAACTGAAGTATACCATTGTTATCCAGTTGTGCGATACCAAAAGAGATATTTACTTTGTCGCCAGTCTTAGCGGCAGCAACAAATCCTTTTTTGATATTGGGTTGGGTTCCTAGGATTAAAAGACTTTCTCCTTTTGCTTCTTTGCCAAAATAATCTAAATACAGGTAATAGGGGATTGTAGCCTTTGTTTCGCCTTTTACTAGGGGAGCTTTGAGCTCTGCTAAACCAAGTTTCAAATCTTTAGTGACACTTGTTTTAAATGCTTTTAGTTTTTTTTGTTCAGCAGCAAAGGTTTTAGTAG from Aureispira anguillae encodes:
- a CDS encoding C40 family peptidase; amino-acid sequence: MQKTSYGQARLSIIPIRAQASHNSEMVSQLLYNETYTILEEQKEWLFIECLHDGYQGWMARNQANYISQEIFDTPFKRYNSSLIEWDAQLQQHLYMGSPFYDLAPSLAPPIERICRAAQEFVNSPYLWGGRTAAGIDCSGLMQVAFRMGNILLPRDASQQVNIGKKIEWGAHKKGDLAFFSNKNQKITHVGLILDPNTVLHASAWVRIDFLEKRGIFHKNEHTHNLTTIKRIL
- a CDS encoding trigger factor — protein: MPTITHENVDELNAIVTIELSQDDYLPKVNTKLKEYRQKAQIKGFRPGKVPMGMIKRKFGTGLLVEEVNGAIGENLNQYFKENDLRILGQPLAIEDKNLKLSINKPADYTFKFELGLAPNFDIQGVSSDNQLPFYDLSVSDEEVSLEIENVRKKYSNGFQEGITEVQDEDMLAISLQELDENGAIKEGGVTKEETFLALRDVKNESLKEDLLSATVSDSFDINIYTIEDKDEAYIRKHVLGLEEDQTVNETFRLTIKEIKRVKKADLNEEFFKQLFPNEEIDSEESFREKVKSEIYKGYKQSSLNHFSNLVFDFLLEQNQLDLPLEFLKKWLKQTNEEITDDFFESKDFDAFIKNTNWSLIRDKLAEQYQVNVEYKDVEDMTRGEILRYFNYQIPPYGEMMDNMLQKILSDQKEVNRRFDMLMDERILEKTAEDMGKDMKAVSKEEFEEILKTYQESKNPPAVEETVEEAETVTEE